The Sulfurimonas sp. HSL3-2 genome segment GACCGCTTCTGATATATGGACTCAGGTTCAAATATATAGTCCTGATCCTGCTTTTTGCATCATTGGCATATATGTACCCTCTTTACAGATCTCTAAAATGGGAGTTTATGCCCACACTCAATGAAGAGACCTTTATGTATATGCCCGTCACCCCTTACGGAACCAGTATCGATATGAGCAAAGAGCTGACGCAGAGAACGGACAAGATACTTAAAAGTTTCCCCGAAGTGGACACCGTCTTTGGAAAAGGGGGACGTGCAGATACTGCGACCGACCCTGCTCCGCTAGGAATGTTTGAGACCATCATCACTTTTAAACCGCAATCACAGTGGCGCGAAGGGATGACATACAAAAAGCTTCAGGACGAGATGGAAAGTGCCTTACATGTAAACGGACTTGTAAACTCCTGGACATATCCCATAAAAGGGCGCATCGATATGCTTCTAAGCGGAATCCGCACACCCATCGGGATAAAACTCTACGGCGACGATATAAAAAAACTGCAGTTTTATGCAGGGCAGATAGAGCAGAAACTAAAAGCTGATCCCATGACGATGTCTGTCTTTGCGGACAAGACCACTGCGGGATACTACTTAAATATAGATATAAACGAAGAAGCACTCAAAAGATACGGTATGACAAAAGAGACTCTGCTAAACTACACTTCACTTGCCATAGGCGGTGCAAAGATATCGACTATGTACAAAGGGCTCGAGCGCTATGCCATCACTATGAGGCTTGAGGACGATGAGAGAGATTCGATAAATGCTATCAAAAACATCATAATAAAGACGCCTCTTGGTTTTGTGCCTCTTTCGACTTTTGCGGATGTCGCATACAAAGAGAGCCCCTCTATCATCAAAAGCGAGATGGCGATGCCTGTCACCTACGTCTATATCACGCCAAAAGACGGAGTAAGCTCATCCGAATATAAAACGATGGCAAAGAAACTCTTAAAAGATATCAAACTCCCCGATGGCTACTACACCGAATTTGCAGGAGAGAGCGAGTATCTAGAATCGGCAATGGCGAAGATAGTGTGGATAGTCCCGGCGGTCACTCTTATCGTGCTTCTGCTTATCTACTTTGCACTTAGAGACCTTATAGCATCGCTTATCGTGTTTTTTACGCTTCCGTTTGCACTTTTGGGCGGACTTATCTTTATGGATCTGCTGAACTTTAGTATGAGCATAGCTGTTATCGTAGGATTTTTAGCACTTCTCGGGATCGCATCGGAGTCTGCTATAGTGATGATCGTCTATCTGCAGCAAAGTGTCAAAAACTCTTTACAGAAGTATGAAGAGAGTTTTGATGCGGGTAATCTCAAAGACGCCATCTATGACGGAGCTATCCGACGTCTTAGACCTAAGCTTATGACTGTATTTGCCATTATCGCAGGGCTTTTGCCCATCATGTATTCTAACGGTGTGGGGAGTGAGATCATGCAGCGCATCGCCGCACCTATGATCGGAGGAATAGTGACATCTTCACTGCTGAGTCTGGTCATCATCCCCATACTCTTTGAGATATATATAAAAAGGAAATATCTAAGAAGATAGTCTTACATGTAAAGTACCCTGGAGGTGTAAGACTATTGAAACAGTATCGATCTTTGTCTGCTTTTCTCTTTGTCTTCATACATCAAGCTGTCTATGACAGTCAGGATATCTTGAAAGTTGTCATTGGCTTTAAAGTCCGTTATACCGTAAGAGTAAGATGTCTTAAAAGTGTTCTCTTTAAACTGCAGCTCTTTTTTCATTATCTGTTCTCTATTTTTCTGCAAAATCGTTTCGACTTGTTTGATTGAAAGTCCATCTTGAAAGATCAATAGAAATTCATCTCCGC includes the following:
- a CDS encoding CusA/CzcA family heavy metal efflux RND transporter is translated as MIEKLIELSVKNRFLLLVFTLVLIGGSIWSMRNTSLDALPDISPPQVILQVKWAGQSPDIIDQQGTYPLITALLSTPNVKTVRGFSSYENALIYIIFKEGSDIYEARSRVLEQLSSIGSTLPKEMHVSLGPDASGVGWVYEYALSSKTKNLSELRTLQDYYYKNALLGVDGVSEVATIGGFVPTYQVSIKNDMLVRYDLGIQDIAKTLRQNNDNTGGRIVVKNGYEWMVQAKGYVHNLDEIRDLVITTKNGTPLTLGDIARVEKVPAGRRGMADLNGDGEVVGGIVIVRYGADVYKTIQNVKKRLSQLKVADVNITTTYDRSSLIDKAVDTLKDTLFEESVIVIIVIALFLMHLRSSLIVLIILPITIGMTFLLMKLFGIGSNIMSLGGIAIAIGAMVDASIIMIENAHQTLHKLQEKGEITKKVRIDAIISSSQLVGRPIFFALVLVVVSFLPIFSLSGQEGMLFSPLAFTKTFAMSAGAILSITLVPVLMIYFLGGKIPSEEKNLLSRFFTFVYRPLLIYGLRFKYIVLILLFASLAYMYPLYRSLKWEFMPTLNEETFMYMPVTPYGTSIDMSKELTQRTDKILKSFPEVDTVFGKGGRADTATDPAPLGMFETIITFKPQSQWREGMTYKKLQDEMESALHVNGLVNSWTYPIKGRIDMLLSGIRTPIGIKLYGDDIKKLQFYAGQIEQKLKADPMTMSVFADKTTAGYYLNIDINEEALKRYGMTKETLLNYTSLAIGGAKISTMYKGLERYAITMRLEDDERDSINAIKNIIIKTPLGFVPLSTFADVAYKESPSIIKSEMAMPVTYVYITPKDGVSSSEYKTMAKKLLKDIKLPDGYYTEFAGESEYLESAMAKIVWIVPAVTLIVLLLIYFALRDLIASLIVFFTLPFALLGGLIFMDLLNFSMSIAVIVGFLALLGIASESAIVMIVYLQQSVKNSLQKYEESFDAGNLKDAIYDGAIRRLRPKLMTVFAIIAGLLPIMYSNGVGSEIMQRIAAPMIGGIVTSSLLSLVIIPILFEIYIKRKYLRR